The following are from one region of the Leishmania braziliensis MHOM/BR/75/M2904 complete genome, chromosome 21 genome:
- a CDS encoding putative 60S Ribosomal protein L36: MSAPTPRTGIVAGFNKGHVTTRRPRQPSPNDRFSVPHKRLRAVKAIIADLVGLSPLEKRVQEFLRVGKEKRALKYCKKRLGDFTAAKKKRSKMEEALRHATKKHH, from the coding sequence ATGTCCGCACCTACTCCTCGCACTGGCATCGTTGCCGGCTTCAACAAAGGTCACGTGACGACCCGCCGCCCGCGCCAGCCGTCGCCCAATGACCGCTTTTCCGTCCCCCACAAGCGCCTGCGCGCTGTGAAGGCTATCATCGCTGATTTAGTAGGCTTATCCCCCCTGGAGAAGCGCGTGCAAGAGTTTCTGCGTGTtggaaaggagaagcgcgCCTTGAAGTACTGCAAGAAGCGTCTCGGAGACTTCACTGCGGCCAAGAAGAAGCGCTCGAAAATGGAGGAAGCACTCCGCCACGCGACCAAGAAGCACCATTAA
- a CDS encoding putative ATPase subunit 9, with the protein MMRRVISQPVTRRAAAASSVLVVTPRKASTVAISVQGLHYVGTGLAAIALAGVGMGIGTIFGSLLMSCARQPNLTKMLFNYAILGFALTEAIGLFALMLAFLMLFS; encoded by the coding sequence ATGATGCGCCGTGTTATTTCCCAGCCCGTCACCCGCCgcgcggcggccgcctcaAGTGTGCTCGTGGTCACACCTCGCAAGGCTTCCACTGTCGCCATCTCCGTCCAGGGGCTGCACTACGTTGGCACTGGTCTCGCCGCCATTGCTCTTGCTGGTGTCGGCATGGGTATTGGTACCATCTTTGGCTCCCTGCTGATGTCCTGCGCTCGCCAGCCGAACTTGACCAAGATGCTCTTCAACTACGCCATTCTCGGTTTCGCCCTGACGGAGGCCATCGGCCTGTTCGCGCTGATGCTCGCCTTCCTCATGCTCTTCTCGTAG